In a genomic window of Bradyrhizobium sp. LLZ17:
- a CDS encoding TAXI family TRAP transporter solute-binding subunit, whose product MKRLIGLRRLLLLAAFAPLLLPIQPWAAARSQDSRPHKVRLTRPEPPQQRPEVLSMNAWTVGLAGGLLEGAPIRLASEIARVVDDGDDLHVLPVVTRGATENLNSLLHLRGIDAAIINSDVLEEYKTEVPDIQRRIAYVLNLFPSELQIFVRPEIRSLNDLAGKKVNFNTQGTAAAYSGPLIFSRLNIEVEKTFIPHQVALEQMRKGEMAAVVFITSKPVDAFVKGRWEPGFKFLPVPYESKFEDYYLPASLDATDYPNLIKQGERVSTIAVPTALVAFNWPAKSNRSERVARFIEHLFSRIDRLQAPGFDPKWKSINLAATVPGLTRVPAAQAWLDRQPRTTQASK is encoded by the coding sequence ATGAAAAGGCTTATCGGATTGCGTCGGCTGCTCTTACTCGCCGCGTTCGCACCATTGCTCCTGCCCATTCAGCCTTGGGCAGCTGCGCGGTCGCAGGATAGTCGGCCTCACAAGGTTCGTCTGACACGGCCCGAGCCACCGCAGCAGAGGCCTGAAGTTCTTTCCATGAACGCCTGGACTGTTGGCTTGGCCGGGGGTCTCCTCGAGGGCGCACCGATCCGGCTGGCTTCAGAGATCGCGCGCGTGGTCGACGATGGGGACGACCTGCATGTTCTTCCGGTCGTGACACGCGGGGCCACGGAGAACCTGAACTCCCTGCTCCATCTGCGCGGCATCGATGCGGCAATCATCAATTCCGACGTGCTCGAGGAATACAAGACCGAGGTACCGGACATACAGCGACGAATTGCATATGTCCTGAATCTGTTCCCGTCCGAGCTGCAGATCTTCGTTCGACCGGAAATTCGAAGTTTGAACGACCTCGCCGGCAAGAAGGTCAACTTCAATACCCAGGGCACCGCAGCGGCCTATTCAGGACCGCTGATCTTCAGCCGCCTCAATATCGAGGTGGAAAAAACGTTCATTCCGCACCAGGTGGCACTCGAGCAGATGCGCAAAGGCGAGATGGCAGCCGTCGTCTTCATTACATCAAAACCCGTGGATGCCTTCGTGAAGGGCCGGTGGGAGCCGGGCTTCAAGTTCCTGCCTGTCCCGTACGAGAGCAAGTTCGAGGATTACTATCTTCCCGCCTCTCTCGACGCGACCGACTATCCCAATCTGATCAAGCAAGGTGAACGGGTTTCAACCATCGCCGTGCCGACCGCTCTGGTCGCTTTCAATTGGCCGGCCAAGTCAAATCGCTCTGAGCGCGTCGCACGCTTCATCGAACACCTGTTCTCCCGGATCGATAGATTGCAGGCGCCCGGTTTCGATCCGAAGTGGAAGTCCATCAACCTCGCCGCGACGGTCCCGGGTCTCACGCGCGTCCCTGCGGCGCAAGCGTGGCTGGATCGTCAGCCCCGAACAACACAAGCATCGAAATGA